TTGCTTCGCCCAGAGCATTCTTCACGACCCCGAATACCTGATCCTCGACGAACCTACCGACGGCCTGGACCCCAACCAGAAACACGAAGTGCGGCTGATGATCCGGCAAATGAGCGCAAGCAAGGTGATCATCTTCTCCACCCACATTCTCGACGAGGTGGACAGCGTGTGCAGCCGGGCGCTGATCATCGCGGGGGGCAAGGTCGTGGCCGATGATACCCCGGACGGGCTCCGCCGGCGATCGGCCTTTCACGGTTCCGTGGTCCTGACCCTCAAGGGGGAGGGGAGCGGGGACGTGCAGCAACGCATCGAAGCTCTGGAAGGCGTCGCTTCGGTTTCGGTGGTGGACAGCCACAAGGACGGCACTACGCTGCGCATCATCCCCGACGATTCCGGGGCGCAGGTTGCCGACCGGGTGATCGCCGCGGCCGGGCAGGACGACAGGGCCAGCATCGCTTCGGTGTTCGTGGAGCAGGGGCGCCTGGACGATGTGTTTCGCGACATCACCACCGGCAATTGAAACCGCCTCTTATGGAAGTACCAATTTTGAGCATTTAAAATGGAGTGGTCCATGAATAACGGCAACATCTTGCGAAACGTACGCATCATCATGAAACGCGAGTTGGCCAGCTACTTCGGTAGCCCCGTGGCGTATGTGTTCATCGTGATTTTCCTGCTGCTGACCGGATTCTTCACCTTTTATATCAGCAATTTTTTCGAAGCGGGGCAGGCCGACCTGAAAGGGTTCTTTCAGTGGCACCCGTGGCTGTTCATGTTCCTGGTGCCGGCCGTGGCCATGCGGTTGTGGGCCGAGGAGCGGCGCCTGGGGACCATCGAACTGCTGCTGACCTTGCCGGTGACCGTCACCGACGTGGTTCTGGGCAAGTTTCTGGCCGCGTGGTGTTTTATCGGCATTGCCCTGGCCCTGACCTTTCCCATGGTGCTGACGGTGATCTACCTGGGCAACCCGGACCTCGGGGTGATCCTGTGCGCCTACCTGGGCTCTTTTCTCATGGCCGGCGCCTTTTTGAGCGTGGGGTCCATGACGTCGGCCCTTACCCGCAGTCAGGTGGTCAGCTTCATCCTTGCCGTCGTGGCCTGCCTGTTTCTCATTCTTGCGGGCTTTGCGCCGGTCACGGCAGTGCTTTCCGGCTGGGCGCCGGCCTGGCTGGTGGACCTGGTGTCCGGGACCAGCGTTCTTTCGCATTTCGCGTCCATCTCCAGAGGGGTGGTCGATCTAAGAGACCTTTTTTACTACTTTTCAGTGATGGCTTTCATGATTGTTCTCAACGGCGTTATTCTGCAAAACCGGGAATCGGCCTAAAGGAGTTGAATATCCATGAGCGACGGTAAGAGACGCATCGGAAAAACCGCATTTTCGGCCGGCGGAGCGCTGCTGGTACTGGCGATCCTGGTACTGGTGAACCTGCTGCTGGCAGGCACCAACTTGCGCTGGGATGCCACCGAGGACAATCTCTACTCTTTGTCCGAGGGCACCCGCACCATTTTGTCCGACCTGGATCAGGACGTGGTGATCAAGGTGTTTTACAGCAAAAACGTGGTCAACGCCCCTTCCAGCATAAAAACGTTCGCCCAGCGGGTCATCGATTTTCTCTCCGAGTACGAACACTATGGCAAGGGAAAAGTGACGGTTGAGATCTACGATCCCAAGCCCGACTCCGACGAGGAGGAGTGGGCTGTCACTTATGGCATGAAAAGCATCCAACTGCCCACCGGAGAAAATCTGTATCTGGGCCTCGTGGCCATGGCTGCCGACCGCGAGGCGGCCATCCCGTTTATCGATCCCACCAAGGAAACGCAGCTGGAGTATGATCTGACGCGCATCATCTCCCGGGTACAGACTGCAAAGCGTCTGAAAATTGCCGTATACAGCGGGCTGCCGGTGTTCGGCCAGCCGGCCATGAACATGGGCATGATGCCCCAAGGCGGCAGCGAACCCTGGTTTTTTATCGAGGAATTGAAAAAGAGCTACGATCTGGTCCAGCTCCAGTCGAATGCCGACAGCATCGATGCCGAAACGGATCTGCTGCTGCTGTTCCATCCCAAGAACATGTCCGAGGCCATGATGTTCGCCGTGGATCAGTATGTTCTGGGCGGCGGCAACCTGATGGTTTTCGCCGACCCTCTCTCCCTCATGGACGATCCGCGCATGGGCGGTGGCGGCTCCATCCCCGAAAAGCTGTTCAAGACCTGGGGGATCTCCGTGGAAACGGGCAAGGCCGTTGCTGACTACACCTACGCCACCCGCCTGAGAAACCGGGAGAACCAGGTGGAGGAAAATCCCCTGTGGCTTTCCGCTCCAGCCTCGGCTTTCAATACGGACAACTTGATTACCGCCAACCTCGAATCCATGCTGCTGCCGGTTGCCGGTGCCATCGACGTGCTGCCCGACAGCCCGGCCGCCGTCGAACCCCTGTTGCAGACCAGCACCAACAATACCACCGTGGATGCCTTCATGCACAACATGGATGTCGAGACCCTGCGGCGGGATTTCAAACCGTCGGGAACGGTGCGGAATCTGGCGGTGCGGATCAGCGGCTACTTTAAAACTGCTTTTCCCGATGGCAAGCCGGCTGCCTCCAATAAAGAGGGTGAGGCGTCAGCGGAAACCGACCTTGGCGAGCTTCCGGCAGTTCTCAAGGAAAGCCGGAAGGATGCGGTGATTGTCGTGGTTGCCGACAGCGACTTGCTATACGACGGCTATTATCTGAGCCGGCAGAACCTGCTGGGATTCACGATTTCCAACATCTTCAACGACAATCTCAATTTTCTGCTTAACGGCTGCGAGATGCTGACCGGCAATCCGGCCCTGATCGGCATTCGTTCGCGGGGCACTTTCGAGCGGCCCTTTACCCGGGTCCAGGAGCTGGAGCGCAAAGCCCAGGACCGCTGGCTGGACCAGGAACAGGCCCTGGTACGGCAGGTGGAAGCCACCAACGAGAAGCTGCACCTGCTGGAACAGCAGAAGGGCGCCGGCCAGCAGGCGATCCTCAGCGAGGAGCAGGAGCAGGAAATCCATCGTTTTCAGGAAGAAAAGCTCAAGATCAACAAGGAACTCAAGACGGTGCGGCGCAACCTGCGCGCGGATATCGAGCGGCTCGGCAGTACGGTCAAATTCGTCAATATTTTTCTAGTGCCCCTGCTCATCGGCATCGGCGGAGTCGTTTACGCAATCACTCGCAGAAGAAAGGCATAGCCGATGAAGGGCAAGACGTTCGCGATACTGCTGCTGGTGGCAGGCCTTCTGGTGGCCCTGGCGCTGATCCCTACGGGAAAGGACACCAAAACGACCGGGCCGAAGATGGGAGACAAACTGTTTGCCGACCTGCCGGTGAATCAGGTTGCCGAGGTGGCCATTGCCGATGCCGAGAACCGCACCACCCTAGTCAAGGGCGAGACGGTCTGGCAGGTTGAGGAGCGCAGCGGCTATCCGGCTGACTTTGACCAGCTCAGGGATACGGTGGTCAAACTGTCCCGGCTTAAAATCGGCCGCAGTTTTTCCGGTGATCCCGAAAGCCTGGTGCGGCTTTCCCTGCTGCCGCCTTCCGATCCCGACGCATCGGCCAGGGGCACCCGAATCACCCTGAAGGACGCTTCCGGAAAGACGCTCGCCGATCTGGTTTTAGGGCAGGTTCGCTCCAAGGAGGACGGCGGCAGCGGGGGGCAGTACCTGAAAAAAGCAGACGGCGACACGGTTTATCTGGTCGACGCCAGTTTCCGCTTCCTGAAGACCGCCCCGACCGAATGGCTGCAAAAGGAGATCCTGAACATCAAAGCCGATGCCGTCGCATCGGTAACCTGTTATGCCGGCGGAAGCCAGGAACCGCTTTACACGCTCATCCGATCGGAAAAGGGCAAAGACGCCGAGTTGGCGCCCGTTCCCGAGGGAAGATCCGCCGATGCAAATCGGATCGATCAGGTCATGGAGGCCCTGGCGCCGCTGACGCTGGACGATGTACAGCCGGCTGACGGCCCGTCGGCGATCGCTTCCCAGAGCACCAGGCTGGTGTACCATCTGTTTGACGGGCGGGAGATCGACATCTTTCCAACCGTAGACGGCGAAGAGAAATACAGCCTGCGGGTAGCGGCCCGGGAACCGGCGATGGCGGAAACGCCGCCGGCCATAGAGAGTCCACCGGAAGTGGAAAAGGTTGAGGAACAGAAAGAGGGAGACGCCGGAAAGGCGCAGGAAGCGGCCCCTAGAAGCGCCAAAGAGATCAACGACGCCGTTGCCCCCTGGATCTTTTCCGTCAAAAAATGGCAGTTCGACAGTTTCGTTACCCAGCCGGGGGCGCTGCTGGAAGAGGTGAAGAAAGAAGGATGAGGGGCGAGGGAAGATGGACGAGGGATGATGGATGAGGGAAGTCGGAAGAACGATGTCCGAGGGCGGAAGGTAGATTTCAGGATTTAGGGATTCCGGGATTTAGGAATTGAGAATTAAGGAATTCGCTAAAAAAATACCATAAAGAAACGGCCGGGAATGATTCCCGGCCGTTTCTTTTGTTCCTGTCGGCAGAGCAGAGATACAGAAACCTGAGTTCCGATTCCTCCCTCATCCATCGTCCCTCGCCCATCCGTCCTCCGTTATTCCTGCTGCCGGATAATAATCGCCACGGCCCGCTTTTCAGTAAGGTAGGTCGCAGCGAGCCGGTTCAACTCCTGGACAGAAACCGCTACGTAGTCGTCCAGAAAGCTTCTGGCCCATTCGATCTGTTGAGGGTGGCGGGTGGATTCGGTCATTACGCTGTTGAGCCAGTACCCGTTGGTCTGGCGATATTCCCGGATGGAGGTGAGAATCGGATCGATGGCCCGGTTCAATTCATCTTCGGAGATACCTCCGGTGGCCAGACGAGTGGCGAGAGCCTTTACTTCTTCAAGTACGGCATCCGTTTGGTCGGGGGACACGCTGATATAAGCCTGAAAAACCCCGTAGCCGTCATAGGCCCGGCTGGCCCGGTTGAAGGCATACGGCGAGTAGGAGGCACCCAGCTTTTCCCGGATGCGCTGCCGGAGGCGCTCGGAGAATATGTCGGCCAAAACGGAAAGCCGCCTGGTTCGGCCGATATCCCAGAAATCTTCGGTCTGCCAGGCGGCGACGACCATGGCCTTGGGAATCTGAGTGTCTACCGCAATGCGTTCGATTTTGCCGGTGGGCATGGCCGGCAGATCGCTGCGAACCGCATCCAACTCAGTATCCCGTCGGGGCAAAGCCCCCAGGTAGCGCCGGGCCAGATCGATCACCTGTTCGACGTCCACATCACCGACAACGGACAACTCCAGCGGCGCTTTTGTCAACTGGGGCTGGATCCATCCCCGGATATCGTCCAGGGTGATGGTATCGAGCTGTTCGGGAGTCGGCAGACCGAAACGGCTGTCGCCTCCGGCCAGAAACCGTTCCCCCTCGATTCGCATCATCCCGTCAATGGAGCGGGAGAACGACAGGTATTCCTGGCGCAGCCGTTCCCTGACCAGCTTCAAGGCATCTTCACGGAAGCCTGGATCCATCAGGTGCGCATAGAATAACTGGAACATCAGTTCCAGTTCATCGGGAACACTCTCGGCGAAAAAGCCGGAGTGGGTTTCTCGGACGCGGAAATCCACCCCGGTGCGCTTGCCGGCCAGGGCCCGCTCCAACTGGCTGGTATCCAGAGACCCCAGTCCGCTTTCGTCCATTGTAGCTTCTCCCAGCAGGGAGATGCCGGGCAGAGATTCGGGTTCCGAGGATTTCCCCCGGCCGAAAATCAGGTCGGCGAGCACTTCGTTTTTACTGTAATCGGTTTGTTTTACATTGATCCAAACGCCGTTGTCCAGACGGACCCGGGTCACGCCCAGGTCTTCGATGGTTTCCCGAAAAGCGATGCCCCCAGTGTTTTCCGGCGGCTGCAAATAGGGGAAGACGGCTGCCGCCTGCACTTCGGGGGCGTCGACAACGCGGGCGGCCGATGAGAGAAAAACATCGCGGATCTGTTTTTGCGGATCGCCATGGGAGGCCTTTTCCAGATCGACATTGCCGGTGACCAACACCAACCGATGATCGCCGGGCCAGTTGCTTTTAAAGGCCCGGTGGACTTCGGCCAGGGTGACGGATGCGACCACGGGCGCCAGGTTGGCCTTTTCCTGCTGCGGTGATTGGAAT
This window of the uncultured Desulfosarcina sp. genome carries:
- a CDS encoding ABC transporter permease, whose protein sequence is MNNGNILRNVRIIMKRELASYFGSPVAYVFIVIFLLLTGFFTFYISNFFEAGQADLKGFFQWHPWLFMFLVPAVAMRLWAEERRLGTIELLLTLPVTVTDVVLGKFLAAWCFIGIALALTFPMVLTVIYLGNPDLGVILCAYLGSFLMAGAFLSVGSMTSALTRSQVVSFILAVVACLFLILAGFAPVTAVLSGWAPAWLVDLVSGTSVLSHFASISRGVVDLRDLFYYFSVMAFMIVLNGVILQNRESA
- a CDS encoding insulinase family protein, whose amino-acid sequence is MMGNSRLATGKHTRTKVAIALTLMLWGGLLLSPGSTFSSTPPVAAGDVKNRPADGLPWPHETSDLSPDPAVTFGRLGNGFRYVLMPNQRPENRVSLHLYIAAGSLNETEEQRGLAHFLEHMLFNGSTHFPPGELVRYFQSIGMQFGNDANAHTGFDETVYDIILPAGDEKNLKDGLLVTRDYAMGALLLEEEVDRERGVILAEKRARDSVDYRTFKATLNFELPGMLISRRMPIGETAVIEGANHEKLKRFYDAWYRPDNAVLVMVGDFSLPLAKRLIEEQFAEFVPRAPTPALPEMGTIRHKGLEAFYHHEPEAGGTTVSIEVVGVEEPTPDSLDLQRRQLIEQMADGIVQNRLDRRLKKPDAPFTSATIGSGTYLDHIRYAEISADSSPDNWSATIAALEQELRRALLYGFTEAELERVKKDTLSMLDNAVRESPTRNSTSLARTIMRHLARNRVFQSPQQEKANLAPVVASVTLAEVHRAFKSNWPGDHRLVLVTGNVDLEKASHGDPQKQIRDVFLSSAARVVDAPEVQAAAVFPYLQPPENTGGIAFRETIEDLGVTRVRLDNGVWINVKQTDYSKNEVLADLIFGRGKSSEPESLPGISLLGEATMDESGLGSLDTSQLERALAGKRTGVDFRVRETHSGFFAESVPDELELMFQLFYAHLMDPGFREDALKLVRERLRQEYLSFSRSIDGMMRIEGERFLAGGDSRFGLPTPEQLDTITLDDIRGWIQPQLTKAPLELSVVGDVDVEQVIDLARRYLGALPRRDTELDAVRSDLPAMPTGKIERIAVDTQIPKAMVVAAWQTEDFWDIGRTRRLSVLADIFSERLRQRIREKLGASYSPYAFNRASRAYDGYGVFQAYISVSPDQTDAVLEEVKALATRLATGGISEDELNRAIDPILTSIREYRQTNGYWLNSVMTESTRHPQQIEWARSFLDDYVAVSVQELNRLAATYLTEKRAVAIIIRQQE
- a CDS encoding DUF4340 domain-containing protein, which produces MKGKTFAILLLVAGLLVALALIPTGKDTKTTGPKMGDKLFADLPVNQVAEVAIADAENRTTLVKGETVWQVEERSGYPADFDQLRDTVVKLSRLKIGRSFSGDPESLVRLSLLPPSDPDASARGTRITLKDASGKTLADLVLGQVRSKEDGGSGGQYLKKADGDTVYLVDASFRFLKTAPTEWLQKEILNIKADAVASVTCYAGGSQEPLYTLIRSEKGKDAELAPVPEGRSADANRIDQVMEALAPLTLDDVQPADGPSAIASQSTRLVYHLFDGREIDIFPTVDGEEKYSLRVAAREPAMAETPPAIESPPEVEKVEEQKEGDAGKAQEAAPRSAKEINDAVAPWIFSVKKWQFDSFVTQPGALLEEVKKEG
- a CDS encoding Gldg family protein, whose protein sequence is MSDGKRRIGKTAFSAGGALLVLAILVLVNLLLAGTNLRWDATEDNLYSLSEGTRTILSDLDQDVVIKVFYSKNVVNAPSSIKTFAQRVIDFLSEYEHYGKGKVTVEIYDPKPDSDEEEWAVTYGMKSIQLPTGENLYLGLVAMAADREAAIPFIDPTKETQLEYDLTRIISRVQTAKRLKIAVYSGLPVFGQPAMNMGMMPQGGSEPWFFIEELKKSYDLVQLQSNADSIDAETDLLLLFHPKNMSEAMMFAVDQYVLGGGNLMVFADPLSLMDDPRMGGGGSIPEKLFKTWGISVETGKAVADYTYATRLRNRENQVEENPLWLSAPASAFNTDNLITANLESMLLPVAGAIDVLPDSPAAVEPLLQTSTNNTTVDAFMHNMDVETLRRDFKPSGTVRNLAVRISGYFKTAFPDGKPAASNKEGEASAETDLGELPAVLKESRKDAVIVVVADSDLLYDGYYLSRQNLLGFTISNIFNDNLNFLLNGCEMLTGNPALIGIRSRGTFERPFTRVQELERKAQDRWLDQEQALVRQVEATNEKLHLLEQQKGAGQQAILSEEQEQEIHRFQEEKLKINKELKTVRRNLRADIERLGSTVKFVNIFLVPLLIGIGGVVYAITRRRKA
- a CDS encoding ATP-binding cassette domain-containing protein, which gives rise to MIEVKNLTKQFGNHLAVDHISFTAEKGEILGFLGPNGAGKSTTMRMITGFFPPTEGTVVIGGSDILKQSLAARQKIGYLPENAPVYPDMTVSRYLEFCAEIRGFSGADRNRRVGETIERCFLTGVRSQSVNTLSKGYKQRVCFAQSILHDPEYLILDEPTDGLDPNQKHEVRLMIRQMSASKVIIFSTHILDEVDSVCSRALIIAGGKVVADDTPDGLRRRSAFHGSVVLTLKGEGSGDVQQRIEALEGVASVSVVDSHKDGTTLRIIPDDSGAQVADRVIAAAGQDDRASIASVFVEQGRLDDVFRDITTGN